The segment GAGCGATACCAGAGCGCACCGCCCACGATGACGACCAGCGCGAGGAGTCCCGCGCCGCCGTACAGTAGCATCTGGGTCTGTTGGCTCGACTGCTGGGAACTCTCGGCCTTCGACTGGGCCTCGTCGGCGAGGTCCACCGCGTTGCCGAAGTTCTCGGCGTCGAACGCCGAGACGGCGTTGTCGAGCGTGTCCTCTGCGCCCGAGACGCCCGCGCCGGAACTCTCCGCGGTGTCGATGGCGTCCCGAGCCGAGTCGATGGCGTCGCGGGCCTCTTGGCTATCCGCGGTGTACGGCCGGAAGCTCCACGAGTCGATGGGGTCGCTACTGCCGCCCTCGCGGACTTGGTTCAGGTCGGCCAGCGTCAGTTGCTGGGCGGGGTCGTAGGTGAAGTTCGACACTTCGGGCACGGTCCCCTTGACGACGACCTTGACCTCGTACGCGTCGCTCTTCTCTAAGGCGTGGTCGAACGACTGGCCGTCGTAGGACTTCTGGTCTATCTTCGACCCGCCTTGGTCGAACAGTTGGACGGTCCACGTCACGTCCTGTAGCTCGGTCGTGCCGTTGAGCGTCCACGTGTCGTACTCGCTGAACGGCTTGGTGATGGTGAACGTCGAGTTCACGTCCGTGCCGACTTCCTTCTCGTCGGGCGCGCCGCTGGCCGACGCCGACATCGCCGCGGCGGGTCCGACCGCCGAGACGACCAGCGTGGTGGCGAGCAACAGCGCCAGTAGTTTAGAACAGTGGTTCGAGTTCATCGTCGTCGTCCTCTACGAGTTCTTCCAAGTTCTCCTCGCTCTCCTCCTGAATCTCGTCGATGTTGTCCTGCGCCTCGATGGCGACCTCCTGTAGCTCCTTGATTCGCGGGACGTTGTTCACGCCCGAGAGGAGGACGACGCTGGCGACGTACTGGGAGTCGGCGACGGGGTAGTCGCCGCCCCGGACTTCCATCGAACCGGTCTGCTCTTCGAGCCACTTCCGCCCGCGCTCTATGCCTTTCCGGTTGAGATGCCGGGGCGGACCGCTCAGCACGAGGAGGGCGCGTTCGGTCCCCTCGATTTCGCAGGGCAGGGTGAGGCGACCGAGCGCCGCCTTCCGGACGAGGCTGGTGATGCGGTTGGTGGTG is part of the Halorussus salinus genome and harbors:
- a CDS encoding DUF4398 domain-containing protein, whose amino-acid sequence is MNSNHCSKLLALLLATTLVVSAVGPAAAMSASASGAPDEKEVGTDVNSTFTITKPFSEYDTWTLNGTTELQDVTWTVQLFDQGGSKIDQKSYDGQSFDHALEKSDAYEVKVVVKGTVPEVSNFTYDPAQQLTLADLNQVREGGSSDPIDSWSFRPYTADSQEARDAIDSARDAIDTAESSGAGVSGAEDTLDNAVSAFDAENFGNAVDLADEAQSKAESSQQSSQQTQMLLYGGAGLLALVVIVGGALWYRSNQQDDYDKLR